Sequence from the Brachionichthys hirsutus isolate HB-005 chromosome 21, CSIRO-AGI_Bhir_v1, whole genome shotgun sequence genome:
ATTCAGTCTCTTCTTCACTGCTCTGATAGCATCCTTTGGTCTGCAAAAtaaacacaccaacacaaaaAAATAGCAAAGTACAGAATGCCACCTGCTGATAAATGGACTATTATGTCATTCATTCAGTTTACATTTAAGGTACAATTACCGTATGAAGCGTCTAAGTACCGGCCAACTCTCTCCCTCCCTACTCCTCTCACTGCACAGTGCACACCGCTGTTAGGCACATGTCAATGATTACCGGAGTTTTCACAATCTATGCCGTGGCAGTAGGACTTCTCGTGCAGGAATAATTTACTCCTGAAATCTATTTAAAGATAAAAATCAGTCTTGCGGCAGTGGGTGTGTGGCACTGTTCCATTCAGCACAGCAGCAGTCTGATTCACAGTACACTACAGAAGACAACAACCCACCTGAGCCAAGTTACAACTAACCAAGCAAGACTTGATCATCAGAAGTTACAaagaatagacgtaaagaaggtcgaggacttcaggtacctcgggtcaacagggcagagtgatggagagaatgtggaaaggaagtgaagaatcgtgtgcaggcaggctggaacaggtggaggaaagtatcgggtgtgctctgtgataggagagagtcagagaggatgaagggaaaggtctacaagacggtggtgaggacagccatgatggacggctgagagacagcgtctctgaggaaaagacaggaggcggagctagaagtggaggagatgaagatgctgaggttctccttgggagtgacgaGGTTGGATTAGaaacgagacaataagagggacagtgaaggttagacgttttggagacaaggtcagagagaccagactttgatggtttggacatgtccagaggagagacagggactatatcgggagaaggacgctgaggatggaactgccagggaacaggactagaggacgacccaggagaagatacatggacgtagtgagggaggacatgagagtggctggtgttggggaggacaatgcaaaggacagggtgaagtggagaaggttgatttgatgtggcgatccttcacgggacaagccgaaagtacaatAGCAGCATAGCCGAAGACCTATAACTCGTAGTGTGACCcgagtaaaacaaataaacaggaaaAGGTCGATTTTAAGCATCTCGTCGAAGCACTAACAGACATTGATCTTCCCTGGGCACTCACCCATCCTCCGTTTCATTGATGATATCACATATTTCCATGTTGAGGGTCCAGTCTTCACTTTGCAGAGAGCCATCTGTCGCTCTCTCTGGAAAACACGAGTACTCGATAAGGAAAATAACCTCATGCTGAAAAGGAGCCTCAGGAAAATACTTCAGACACATTCTGCGACGATGACTGTCGCTAGCTGGCTGACAGCTAATTTGGTTATTAGTCATCGTTTAAGACACAACTAGCTGTATTAGTCAGGATTTGAATATTGCGCTGTTACACTGACGGTGACAGAAATCACTGCTATAGTTTGTTAACAATAGTCCTACCCGAACGACAGCAGAATGACCGCTACTGTAACTTAGCTAGATGGCTAGCGGGTGTTCCAGCTGTAAataacgttagcatgctaaatgTAGCACGGCCGTAAGAGACTATCGCGCGAGATAAATTACATTGGAAACATGTACGATAATCGTCATTCGGTGTAATTCGTACATGTTTACATACCAATGCAGTGCCCCACTGGGGTACTGTAAGGATTCCCCAAAAGGAACTCCATCTTGCTCGACAAGAAAACAACTCAGTCCATGGGATAAGCGACACAAGGAAGCGTCCTCCGAGTCCCGCCCACCGACTGAAGTAATTGGTGGAGATATCAAGTCCCTGAGCTTGATTGGACAGCTCCGACACTGCGTCACGAGAGTCGTTCAAGACGCCAAAGGTTGTGTAGAAAAGTATAATACATGCGTTTTACGACTGGAGTGACTCGATATTGGTAATAATGTTATTAATGGCAAAATGTTATGCCTTGCTAAAATTTTATTTCATGAtggaattattttgttttgttttttacaatagAATAGATGAAAAGAATGGCATTAAAAATGGTTTTACCATATCAAATGACAAGGCAATGAAAATCCCATTTAGTCATGGatgctgtctgtgtttttagCTAAAACTAAACTTTTTGTAAAAACAGAAGTATGCAGGCGAGATGAagataaatatgcatttaattttttacagCACAACCACAAAAAAATACTTGACAGCAAGAATTGCAGTGTGCTTTTAGAAAAGCAAATTCACTTTTTATCAGAATATGAAAGCAAGTGtgaggatttaaaaaatgcCCACAAGGAAACTGACATGATTAGCAATCATTCTATTGAAACCCTGTGCATTACCCAAAAAGTCTTAGACGACTGAGAACCGAATGGAAACTCTTAAAGGTGTCTGCAAAAATCCAGCCGATATTTAACTGGAGTGAGATGACTCTAAATCTAAAGTATACCACAGACACAACCAGTGCAAAGACTAAACAAACCATGTGTCGTGTTTGTCTGCAAAATTACGGAGAAACCAAAATAAACAGCATCTCAATTTGAGAGCAGAGTTTAGATTTTAGTTTAAGCCTCAGTCCTGCATAAGTTTACGTTTGACAGTTGAACTCTCAGATGAGAGGTGAACAAAaagagctccagcagcagttcgTACTCTCAGCTCATACATGTCATAATCATGGGCCCACTCCACGTTTCCCCAGCAACGAATCtgtgtagaagaaaaaaaaaaaggaaaataatatctATCAGGGCAGACAAGAACTCAGAAGTAAAGTAATTCCCTCCTCTTCATTGTACATCGAGGATCCAGGTACGGTTTCATGGCTAAATGATGAAGATGTGGACTGGTTGTTCCTAAATACATTAATAAGTTATGCAAGCCTTTCTGAGTTTCTCACAATAAAAAAGTTTCTATAAAATAAAGCCAATTAAAAGCTTGCTTGAAGAAAAATAGATTCCCTTTGCAGCGGAAATACAGATATTTCTGACCGACATGCTTTAAAAAAGCAGCCAAATAATTCATCACAAAATACAAGCCAATCATCTCTCTTGTTTAGTTTCTACAATACGGTAagttatacaaaataaaagcagtgaCAGAAAACATTCAGCTACTCGCCTACCTGATACTCTTCCTCGAGTCTGGAGAGCAGCACAGCCTGTTCTACACTCAGATATCTGTCAATCAGCCCCATTGACAACACAATAGACTTCAGCTGTGCGATCACATACTCAAGccctgcaaaataaaattaaaattaaaaaggtgCCCGACTACTATTAAAGGCATAGTATAAAAATATTTATCCGTGCAATACTTTTATTTGGACAGTTTACAGTTACTACAATAACCCAATTTAAAGACTCTTCTACATGTAATTTCTTACCCGTCAGGGACCATAAGTTGTAAGAATGAAGGTGTTGCCGGAACGCGTCTTTGGTTGCTTCTGGGATTTCAGGACCCAAAATGCTGGACGAAGAACCAATTGTGACATTATATCTGCAATGAAGTCATGGGAAATTAAGACAATCAGGACAGAGATCTAAAAGTCATTTTTAAACCTGGACCATAAGCGAAGTGGATAATAAACGGGAGGTAGTGATGGAAAATGCGTTTATGTTTTATCCAGTTGTACGAATGGGAGAGTTTCTAACATTTGTGCTAAATAACTGCCTTAAGCCAGTTATCAAGTATTAGACAGCAGCCAGTCCCACTATTTACAGAACAGACATTTTTCCTGTCAAACACGACCAGTTTTACCGGCTTTGTGTTCTTAAAGCAGCTCAATCACCTCCCCTCTCTTCAATAGTGTTCAAAAAATACAGAAGGTACATTTTAAAGCAGAAGCTCGTGCTGCGGTTACCTGTTTTCAATCCATTGCAGCACAGGATCCCATTCATTCTTCTGTAGATCAACCAATCCATAGGGCTCATCGACTCTGTAActgcacaaaacacaaacaatttaACGACACAAAATGTACCGGTAgttcaataaaacaaatatcttgttttctttattaCATATGATCTGTTTAATTCATCTTATCactgatgattttattttgtcctaCATACAAACATGGGTTTTAACTGAAAGGATGCCATTTAATATACACCATGCATGTCAAGCTCTAAGTTTTTGCTGTCTTTGAATGCATTTATgtgcaaacaaatattttatattgaGTTAATGGAGTATTGCTAGTACTCAGACCAGATATGGATgtgcagaacacagaacaggtTGCTGATGCCATTCAGAGGAAATCAAAAAGACactgttatataaatatatctattAAATATATCTTAAAATGAATACTGGTAAGTAAATTAATTGTATACCAGACAGTATCCGTCTCCAGAAACTTCAGGGCAGCATTGATCGTTTGGTCCTTGTTACGTTGGGAGGGATTGTCCAGAGCTGTGTAGCACAATGTAGTCTGCAAAGGAAGTTAAACAAAATAAGTTTGTCAgttatatttctgttttattgtctTTCACTATCATCATTACAAAGAAAAGCAAGGCTCAACCTTATTACCAGCAATATTTCCCGAGAACCAGGTGGCTATAAATCAAATCTGTTTTAATATACTGTATCTATCATTTCTTGGTCTCACAAAATCTGCCGTTATCATTACAATAAGCATGACATGCAAACCATGTATTTTTCATAGCATGAAAAGAGTTCCATATTTATTGTATAGAGtataattaaaaacatataAAATTGCCATTTGAAAGTTGTCCAAGGATCTCCCCCCTCTGTTAGATTCAAAATTATTTAAACAGAACATTTAGTTTATTAAAATATACTATTTATCAGCTGCTAACAGGAATGAATTAAGATTCTTCTCAAAAGCTGTTTAGAGCTGGTGCCTGAACATGCATCCCATTTGAGGTGCTCATAGCAACAAAACGCTTTCTATAAAATTGGTaaataaacattggtcaataatcaaccgcgatattgaggagcaaattTGAAAGCCACATTGACTGCAATGACTCACTGAAAATgacagtgatccagaatccaggatctcttctggatcataactgaaatgtaataatctgttcctgggaAGATTCCCAAAATGTTCTGAAAGTTTTTATTAAGATCCCTCCAGAACGTTTTTTGTTATCTTGCTCAcaggcggacagacagacaccagcgattacataacctccgttCCTGGGGAGGAAACCAAAGGACGTACCAGGTGCATCGTGTAGAACTTGAGGGTGTCCCTTTGAGCATCCCACTCGGTTGCCACGGCAACGGCGAGGGCTTCATTTGGTACTGTGAAGAGTTTCCCTGCGGGCGTTTTCAGTTTCTTTCTGTCCAGGTTTATCTCAAATAAACCAGCTGCATGAAATAACAGAAACATGGAGGGACAGCAAGTTAAATCcttagttctgtaatcaagaaTAATTACATTTGACATTTCTACAAAGGAGGTGAGCGAAGAGGAGGGTCACCTTCTACACTCAGCTATATTGTAATTGTCACAGTCTGACCTTTGACACTTGATACGTACCTTCACCTTGTGATATGCTAACATCTTTATaaaatctttttctttctggaAAAAAGCAGGAAGCATTGCTTTAATCAATAACAGCGTGGAAGACTCAATTGATCGATAGGTTTGGTGGTGCAAAAAAATATACCTTACCTGTTGTGGCTGTAGAATATTTCATAGCGAACTCATTGTGCCGACTTCTTGCGTACACATTACTAAGTGAAAAGGTATGTCTAGAGAAACTCTGGAATCCAACAAGGCTCCTAAACATTGCTAAAattttgtaaatatgttttttttaaagaacgcAAGCTAACTGTCTTAGCTAGGCTAACTGTTAAGGGCCGCAGTAAATGGGATGCATTCCCCtaaattgtattttatgctCGAAGCGATGCTAATATAGTCTCcgtttctatttatttgtgcatgtttctgCTAAAGCTTTCACGTTGCATCTCCGTCGTTCAGACGCAACGCGTGCGACCTTCCTTCCTACACTCGACGAATAACCTCGCAGATATTTTAGTATCTGGGAAGTGTAGTTCTATATGCTCGTCTACGAATATTTACGAAACAGGACGAAACTACACACAAAAGTTCCCTTTATACCTTCCGCATGCTCAGCCAATGAGCGTTGAAGATGTTAGAACGCTGAACTCGGTTGACCAATGTGGAAGACGAATCCTGGCGCTTGCAGCGCTGCGTCGAAGTCCACCGATGCTACTTTTTAGGGAGCTCGTAGCCCGGTTAACTGAACCGTGGAGGACTTGGGGGGGCGTTGAATGTTGGTGAACGACTTCTGCCATCTCTTCTTTCTTCGTAGACGCCGACAGAATCCAGCGCCCAGACGGCGATTGCCCGCGTTGGGTGTCGAGCCAGCGAAGTGGGAGCCATGCCTGTCCCCGCTGGATACCTTCGCGACTCAAACGCCGCGGCCTTCACATCCTCGGCCTCACTTATTCCCCCGCCGCCGATAAACACCCATCAGCCCGGTGTTGTCAGTTCGCTGCTGTACAGCGGCTCTAAGTTTAGGGGCCATCAGAAGAGCAAAGGGAACTCGTATGACGTGGAGGTTGTTTTGCAGGTGGGACAATGACGTGATTATTTCTCTATTCGGTCGACCTGTCAGACGCTGCTTGGTGGTCTGTCAATCATATGGATTGGTGATTGACAGCTTGGAAATCAACGAGCCCTGGCCTGGAGTTGAACATCTCGAAAAGCTAAATGTGAAATGGGACCCATTCAGTTTTAAAAGACAGTTTTATTCCTTGAAATATCAAGAATACAACTTCGTAGTTTAAGACTTTTTGGCCACGTTTGTCAGAAAGCACTTAATATCCTGAAagtttcctgtcttttttttgtgaatggATATTAGATATTAATTTCATGAATTTAAATCCTGGCATACCCAATTTATTGTCACCTGGATGCTGGAAATCTCACATTCTTTTACTTAATGGCGTTTATCGTTTTCTTTCTAAGCATGTCACCATGGAGGATTCCTACTTGTGTGGCTACCTGAAGATAAAAGGATTGACAGAGGTGAATAATAACTTCATTAAAACATAAACATTTGAAGATCTGTCCAGCCTGTTAAGGTACATTGGTACAGATGTCATGTTATGCATCTGCCGAATCACGTATACTGTTAGATGTCACTTTGAAAATGCATATTTGTGTCAAAAGATGTCAAAAACCAAACGGGTATTGTTGGCAGTTCGGTGTTATATGATATCTTTCTGTTGTGCAAAGTCAAGAAAAATAGCGTACGTATAAAGTTGTCTCTGAAGCAGCATCATTTCACTATTCCTATATTGTGATCTGTCACAGGAATATCCAACTCTGACTACGTTCTTCGCTGGAGAAATCATCAGCAGGAAGCGGCCATTTCTCACCCGGAAATGGGATGCAGATGAGGATGTGGATCGTAAGCACTGGGTgagtttgtatatatatatatatatctaccGATGTGCTCCACCGTAGGCTTCTTGGCAATGACCTAatcctttattttaattttttgtgtCAAGGGCAAGTTCCAGGCCTTCTACCAGTATGCCAAGACATTTAACTCTGATGATTTTGGCTATGAGGATCTGAAGAACTCTGACTATATTTTCATGAGGTGGAAGGTAAGGGTTAGGTTTGTAAATTGAGCCTGACCTCACGTTGTAGTAAATCACCTGGGGACTGCAACTGATGCTATTTCTCACCCGGTCTTTTCTCTTCAGGAACAGTTTCTTGTTCCTGATCACACAATCAAAGACATCAGTGGTGCGTCATTTGCTGGATTTTACTACATTTGCTTCCAGAAATCCACAGCGACGATCGAGGGCTACTACTATCACCGGAGCTCTGAATGGTACTACACAACGACATTAGTCACTGTGAGGGGAATTTGAGTCATTTTATGAGTCATCAGTCGGGAGGAAAGATTCTAGCTATTTTCAGCTCCTGTCGAGGTGCCCTCAGTTTttaagcatttttattccgcatgctatgaacgtacttttccTTCCgggttgagacagaaatgacggacgctgtcctgcagcatctgtgtgctattttgaccaaagactggcacagatatttcatataagtgcctgagaactgcgttaacttgtggaaaaagggaagaatatgggaccttttaaTACTTATGGAGATAAGGGTTGAGTATAAATGCACTGAATGGTGgatacaggaaaaaaatatatcaacCATAAAGACATTTGAGGAAAAGAGTTTGATTCATTGAAGGGGCTATGGGATGATTTGAACCATTTAATTTTGGCCAATAAACTATTTATATTTTGGAGTTGCTGCGTTTTTTGGGGCCGACCAGCAATATGCAGCGTTAAAAACTGACGAATAAGCCTGTAAACGTGTCTATACAAGTAAACTGCCTTTCCATGAACATACACAGGATGAGTTGTTAAGGTTACATATCCAATGCGCGATGTGACGTGTTGTACAGATTCTAATATACACCGTATTGTTAAACTGCAGGTACCAGTCTCTAAACCTCACCCACGTTCCCGAGCACAGCGCTGCTATCTATGAGTTCCGGTGACATTGGCCGACATCGTGGATCTATTTCGTGGATGGCTagagacatgaaacaaaggaggAGGTCTGCGGATGCCGTGACAGAGGAAAACGAGAAAAGACTTACGGATGAGAAGTCTTGTTTTAGAAAAGGACAATCTTTCACCCGTCCCCAGTGAGTGGACAGGAAGCCAGTTGATCAATTGGTGAGATGTTGGACAAATGAATGTACGTATGGAAgtaaagagagaggaaaaacatgcGTCTCTGTTAGAACCGGCAGCAGAAACTGGGTGTGGCTCTTTTCGTATTCTCCTTGCTTTTTTAAcatctgatttttatttatttaaaaaacaaaaaggcttgGCGCAGGATCTGAATTCACTTTATAAGCTGAGTCGGGAATTCCTCTCGTCTCGCAGCTCGGAACATTTCTAGCCGATGTGGAGTGACGAATGCAAGTGTCTACGCGTTGGACAAGGATTCCCATGAGCCTGTTTTTAGAAGGTCTAAGGAGCAGATCTCCAAGTGTGAATGGGAGAAAATCAACGATAAAGTTTGGTTCATGATTAATTGGACCATTAATCAAATCATAAAAGTGGAAAGACAGTATTTTTATGTAAAGCTAAGCCGCTTATTTATTTTCCCGCCAAGAtgatattttgttattttgctcTAAAAGATAAAGGCTGCAATCTGTGTGGCACAAAATAAGCTTTCAGTGTTCATACAACTGCTTTGGAGATTATCGCGTGACCGCTGTGGATCGCTTTCTTTTCAATTACATTTGCACAAAGATGGGACTGTATATTACAAATGCTTGCAGTCAGGGTTCTACCTGCACATACAACTGTACACACACATCTAGCTTTTTGGCTGGTTTTTAAGGGTTTGACTGCGTGGGAGGTGTAGAGCCAAAACAATCACGAAAGTATTCAAAAAAAAGAGTATTTTTACCCTGAACTCTGCATTAAACAATGCTTTTATACTCAGTCACGTTATTTTAATTCATGTCCCTTTGTTTGTCGCCTTGACTATGCAACACTTTCAGAAAAGCACTCTCCCAACATTAAATCTAGAATTTTATTCTATCCATATTATAGTATATGAAAAAAATACTCTATCTTCATTAAAGgcattatttttgttaaattgcCTGTGAAAAACTGTTTCATGTTCCCTTTCCATGTGATGGTGCCATGTTTGTAAAGCGTACGAGTTGTCATAAAAGAGATGATTTTGAGAATATCTGGATTTCATTATTAATGTGACTGAAGAGTGGATTTAAAATCATATCAAAAGACAAACCTGCTGTGTCCTGCTTGTTTGACCAGTAAACACCCACATTTATCAGCATGCTGTTTACTTATTTAAAAATCTACAGCAAACGCAATTGTGCACCTGTAATTCATAattataatgaataataaagttGAGAACTTTATTATTCACACCATTAACCCATCCTcgattaattaaaaataaaattcgaATTCAATTTCCTTACACTTGCCCTGTACTGCCCTCTGGTGATATTTGTAGTATTAACAGCCAACCCGATCACGGCATTGGCTGCTGAGATCTTactacagtggaacctcggttctcggaacataattcgttccgtaatactgcTCGAGAATCTTTCTTTGTCTCAGCCAACGGTTGTCTCTCCATTCTGGTTTATGCAAATTCAGATGCTGCAATGAAGCAAGCCGGAAAATAGATCATGGCCAAACTTCAGATTCAGGTCTAGAGCCATCATTTCAATGATAAAAGTGTTAATCGTTGAGCCGGTCAGCCGGTATTTACTGAATGAAGCAAACTACTTAATATACTTTCTAAAGATCTTGGATCTTTAACCACCTTTATATACAGGAGATTCCCAGTTGTCCAGGTCATGGCAGATCACTAACCTAATCTAGTGATTAGTCAATAGGTTAAATATCTGGAACTCCCCTACagcctctcagaactgaagaagcctcttgggtgagaggAGGCACGTCTTCAGAAGTCCACATTATCAGGCCCCTAAAACATTGTGGTCAAGTAGACAGACATCTCAAATACAACAAAGGTTTATTGCTTTTATGGAATGTTGGTTGTCAAGGAAGCTCAACTCATCAGGTTCTAACGCTAGCATTGCGTTGCCTCACTCGTGTTGACTTAATAGTTAGGGTTGAGAGCCCTTGGAAATTTCCCTATTCTTGTGACCTCAATTTCCAGATCTTTGCACTTGAATAACTTACTACTTCTTTGATGGTTGCATTACTTTCAGACGAAACTGTTACCGGTATATATCAATCATGGTGCATGTCTTTTCTTATCTGTCTTTGACGATGATGTCTGGCCTGTTTGCCTTTCTGTGTTCGCCAGCATATCCCATATTACAGTGATGTCATTTAAAGATTGTTCACCCCTGGGCCAAACAGGAGATTTAGTGCCACTGATAATAGATTCACAGTTACTGATATGCTATTGCTGCTAATTATTCCCAGTAGCGTCACACCATTAACCTATGGGATCAATATTCTTCCGACTGGAAACTGTCAGCTACATTTGCAAGAAAGAAtattacataaaaaataaatcagtaatTATACATGCAGTAATATGAAGCATTGCCTTGACTGGGCCAAATCACATCTGTACTCTACTGTAGGAGATATTTTAAATCACTTTATATCACTGTTATAATGTGAGAAACCCTTCACCTGAACAGAACCTTTGATCACCAATATTCACTAGTCCCGAGGTCAAACCACACCACACTGTTATATAGTCTAGGAAGAAACATTAACcctgaaataataaatgaaaggcCATGAATGTCTTCAGGAAGATCAATTAAAACTCTTTGTTGATAGCGACGGGTTTGCCCGTGTTTGCCAGGGGTTGTGTCCGAAGACATAAACGCTGCTTCTGTCACGTCCCGAGTCCTGGGCTCTGCTGGGAGTTTCCCCTTTCTCTTTATCTaacacagagaaaacacacacacacacacactaatgacaCCATTACTCATCAGAAAAAAATGTTACAAGGACAAAGATGCTTCTTCCACTTCCTTG
This genomic interval carries:
- the atpaf2 gene encoding ATP synthase mitochondrial F1 complex assembly factor 2 produces the protein MFRSLVGFQSFSRHTFSLSNVYARSRHNEFAMKYSTATTERKRFYKDVSISQGEAGLFEINLDRKKLKTPAGKLFTVPNEALAVAVATEWDAQRDTLKFYTMHLTTLCYTALDNPSQRNKDQTINAALKFLETDTVCYRVDEPYGLVDLQKNEWDPVLQWIENRYNVTIGSSSSILGPEIPEATKDAFRQHLHSYNLWSLTGLEYVIAQLKSIVLSMGLIDRYLSVEQAVLLSRLEEEYQIRCWGNVEWAHDYDMYELRVRTAAGALFVHLSSESSTVKRKLMQD